In Monodelphis domestica isolate mMonDom1 chromosome 4, mMonDom1.pri, whole genome shotgun sequence, one DNA window encodes the following:
- the LDLRAP1 gene encoding low density lipoprotein receptor adapter protein 1: protein MLFNLKYLGMTLVEQPKGEELSAAAVKRIVATAKASGKKLRKVTLQVSPRGIILHDSGTNELIENVSIYRISYCTADKMHDKVFAYIAQSQQSESLECHAFLCSKRKMAQAVTLTVAQAFKVAFEFWQVSKEEKEKREKASLEEVACGARLDASPSLKGPVTTGNLLDLEETAKAPLSTVSANATNLDEVGKPEPLTNNNMVWELDDGLDEAFSRLAQSRTNPQVLDIGLTAQDIQYDQCLSPVDWDKPDAGASEQDDLFGF, encoded by the exons ATGCTGTTCAATCTCAAGTACCTGGGCATGACCCTGGTGGAGCAGCCCAAAGGGGAGGAGCTCTCGGCAGCTGCTGTGAAGCGCATTGTGGCCACG GCCAAAGCTAGCGGGAAGAAGCTTCGGAAAGTGACCCTCCAAGTCTCCCCCAGGGGCATCATCTTACATGACAGTGGGACCAATGAGCTGATTGAGAATGTTTCCATCTACAG GATCTCCTACTGCACAGCAGACAAGATGCACGACAAGGTTTTTGCTTACATCGCACAGAGCCAGCAGAGTGAGAGTCTGGAGTGCCACGCATTTCTCTGCTCCAAGAGGAAGATG GCACAGGCAGTTACCCTCACCGTGGCCCAGGCCTTCAAAGTCGCCTTTGAGTTCTGGCAGGTGTCCAAGGAAG AGAAGGAGAAGCGAGAGAAGGCAAGCTTGGAAGAAGTCGCCTGTGGGGCTCGGCTGGACGCTTCCCCTTCCCTGAAAGGCC CAGTCACCACTGGAAACCTGCTGGACCTGGAGGAAACGGCCAAAGCACCACTGTCCACCGTGAGTGCCAATGCCACCAACCTGGACGAGGTGGGGAAGCCTGAACCCCTCACCAATAACAACATGGTCTGG GAGCTCGACGATGGCCTTGATGAAGCCTTCTCAAG GCTGGCCCAATCGCGGACGAATCCCCAGGTCCTGGACATTGGGCTGACGGCCCAGGACATCCAGTATGACCAGTGCCTCTCGCCCGTGGACTGGGACAAACCCGACGCGGGCGCCTCCGAGCAGGATGACCTCTTTGGCTTCTGA